One Spea bombifrons isolate aSpeBom1 chromosome 1, aSpeBom1.2.pri, whole genome shotgun sequence DNA window includes the following coding sequences:
- the LOC128494047 gene encoding thymic stromal cotransporter homolog yields MTIIMSRTWIEPVVAAAQFASSFYDTGLIMVVKNYYNQTVSTTNSSSDNDLQKSISNFYIIYNLITKLTPLVPAYILAKLGDNNYREFSLCVPLTGYLVSSSILLLLILLDLPIQVMFGSAAINGLTGGFIAYWAGVMVWATLGSSENQRSIRLITNDCVFGMAGFAGSLISGHIFVNLQIGNSQGAALVSCSLANYILCLLYVIFVLRIPQLKDANIKEPSQAISENTTENLDEPIDCEYTEHSRLMDDQSNGMSAVRSMDVPVNTHASKVLIFLLFSSVSLYNASVNGTEDVINFFVLKKPLNWGPVEVGYGNAAAYMIFITSFLGVLVFSRFLGDHSLILIGMFSFGVGVLIMAFASWTYVYYIARVAMLFSLIPVPTIRSMLSKRVQETSYGKIFAILQIIMAVIAVMASSAFIKIYQATLDWFSGFSFIVIFIIVFISFILISVTFCMEK; encoded by the exons ATGACCATAATAATGTCCAGAACCTGGATTGAGCCGGTGgttgctgcagctcagtttgcCAGCTCTTTCTATGACACAGGACTTATTATGGTAGTAAAAAATTACTATAATCAGACAGTCAGCACAACTAACAGTTCCAGTGATAATGATCTTCAGAAATCAATCTCAAACTTCTACATCATCTACAACCTGATCACTAAACTGACTCCTTTGGTGCCTGCCTACATTCTGGCAAAGCTTGGTGACAACAATTATAGGGAGTTTTCTCTGTGTGTGCCACTGACGGGGTATTTGGTGTCCAGTTCCATTCTTCTCTTGCTGATTCTTTTGGATTTGCCAATTCAGGTGATGTTTGGGTCAGCTGCCATAAATGGTTTAACTGGTGGATTCATAGCTTATTGGGCTGGAGTGATGGTCTGGGCAACACTGGGTTCATCAGAAAACCAAAGATCCATCAGACTCATTACAAATGATTGCGTGTTTGGAATGGCAGGTTTTGCTGGCAGCCTTATATCTGGACACATTTTTGTCAATTTGCAAATTGGAAATAGCCAGGGGGCTGCCCTAGTTTCATGCAGCTTAGCAAATTACATATTATGTCTCTTGTATGTTATTTTCGTGTTGAGAATTCCACAGTTGAAAGATGCAAACATAAAGGAACCTTCTCAAGCTATAAGTGAAAACACGACTGAAAACCTGGATGAACCCATTGATTGTGAATACACAGAACACAGCAGATTAATGGATGATCAGTCCAATGGAATGTCAGCTGTCAGATCTATGGATGTGCCTGTGAACACACATGCCTCCAAAGTTCTTATTTTCCTCTTGTTCAGTTCTGTATCCCTTTACAATGCATCAGTTAATGGTACAGAAGATGTGATTAATTTCTTTGTATTAAAGAAACCTCTGAACTGGGGACCGGTGGAAGTGGGCTATGGAAATGCTGCAGCCTATATGATTTTCATTACTAGCTTCCTGGGAGTTTTAGTTTTTTCCAGGTTTTTGGGTGATCATAGCCTAATCCTTATTGGGATGTTCTCGTTTGGTGTTGGAGTTCTGATCATGGCCTTTGCATCCTGGACCTATGTGTATTATATTG CTCGAGTTGCAATGCTGTTCTCTCTGATTCCGGTGCCAACCATCAGGTCCATGTTATCCAAACGTGTACAGGAAACATCATATG GAAAAATCTTTGCTATTCTTCAAATAATTATGGCAGTTATAGCTGTGATGGCATCATCTGCGTTCATCAAAATATATCAAGCTACACTGGACTGGTTTAGTGGATTCTCTTTTATTGTGATCTTCATTATTGTATTCATCAGCTTTATTCTGATCAG TGTAACTTTCTGCATGGAAAAGTGA